Proteins from one Verrucomicrobiota bacterium genomic window:
- a CDS encoding (2Fe-2S)-binding protein gives MSIPVKIRVNGKLRESEVEPRLLLVQFLREVCGLTGTHVGCETGVCGACTVLVDGQAVKSCTMLAVQADGSEVTTIEGLARDGQLHPVQEGFWECHGLQCGYCTPGMIMAAVQLLERNASPSRDEIRHALDGNLCRCTGYSHIVDAVEHAAKKARR, from the coding sequence GTGAGCATCCCCGTCAAGATCCGTGTCAACGGAAAGCTGCGTGAAAGCGAGGTAGAGCCTCGCCTGTTGCTGGTTCAGTTTTTGCGTGAGGTGTGCGGCCTGACCGGGACGCACGTGGGCTGCGAGACCGGCGTGTGCGGGGCCTGCACCGTGCTGGTTGACGGGCAGGCGGTCAAGTCGTGCACGATGCTTGCCGTCCAGGCTGATGGTTCAGAGGTCACCACGATCGAGGGGCTTGCGCGTGACGGACAGCTGCATCCTGTCCAGGAAGGTTTCTGGGAATGCCACGGGCTCCAGTGCGGCTACTGCACGCCAGGCATGATCATGGCTGCGGTCCAGCTTCTTGAGCGAAATGCCTCGCCTTCACGCGACGAAATCCGCCACGCGCTCGACGGCAATCTCTGCCGTTGTACCGGCTACTCGCACATCGTCGACGCGGTTGAGCACGCAGCAAAGAAAGCCCGGAGGTAG